The Glycine soja cultivar W05 chromosome 9, ASM419377v2, whole genome shotgun sequence sequence attcaataaccaaatactttatgtcaacaaaaaaaaacttttacttagttgaatccttaataagaCTGCTAAGATATTGTCTCAATAAACACCTGATGGCTACTTAATGTTGACAACAACAGGCAAGCTAGTTACAATAATTtagcaatcataaattctaATATGATGTCTCATAGCATAATATTAACTTCACCAACATGGTTAAATGTGAATCCTTATGTGAAGTGATTGCTATTAAGACATTCTGAAATAATCGAAGTCAGAATGCccaatgatctctaaacttctagacttttgatatgaaaacatgtagttccttgttctcttcaattaaCGCATAATGCACTTTACTACTTCTAGTGTTGCATACTAAAattactcatatatcaccttaggactccaacaaaaataatttcaaactctaaattttatacatgcagATTTGGGATTCACataatatgagtaatttaaaccatagtagtaacaacaacaacaattaaagaagagaacaaaaACATGTAATGCACaaataatctttatggtaaatttcaagacccaaacaagataCCTAGCGCACCATTATTCctcaatctttggattgaaaaaaaaaactaactgcAAGTGATACTCTCAAcgcattgatcaaacattggtgataagtcctatcaaacaaaggttgtctttagacactccattgctcacatggaaaacttatatgatgattatttcggtcaaataatgattgtttttgaacgtttcattattcacatggaaaATTACACTATTTATAATCACCACATCTTTACCATTGCAAGCATGTAATTATTCTGCCAAATTATGTCTTCCTTTGGGCCAAGTACCAGTCGCATGAATAATTCCATGCAACATccatgtaaattcaatcaaatcaacTTACGTAACAGAGGTTGCTTAGGCAAcatgttgttttaattaatttaaccaaaaaatataagACAATTTACTATGATAAATGGGaggtcttaaaattacacaaatttccttaaaattacacaatttaacCAAAAGAATCCTTTGAAGATACTGGAGAAAAGGTTTCTTTATAGTCGATGCCTTCCTTCTGAGTAAAGCCTTTAGCAACTAGACAAGCCTTATATCTCTCGATATTATCCTTTGAATCCttcttggttttaaatatccatttacAACAAAAAGGTTTCACATTTTCAGGCAATTCGACTAGATCCCAAACTTCATTGTCATTCATAGACTTCATCTCATCCTTTATGGCGTCAATCCAATTTTGAGAGTTAGAACTGCGCATAGCTTGACAGAAGTTGATTGGATCATGCTCTGTTAAACCAACGCCATCctcatgttcttggagaaatataatataatcatttgagATTGCACTTCTCCTCTCTCTAATGGATCTCCTAATGACACTTCTTGAGGTTGTTGAGGTTACTTTAAAGGTATTTGAGGGAGAACctcattgttgtcttgttctggaacaatgtcaatagtttgAACATTGTCTTCTATTACTGGAGTTGTGTCTTGAATAGTAATAGGTACGGGGACTTGATCACTGTAAATAACaggttcttcctcaaagacaacataccttatgttctcttccttcccaaactcaacttcctcaAGAAATCTCACATTTCCTATCTCGAAAAGGGTCTTAAGGTgggattgtaaaatttataaccCCGAGAGCATTCaacatagccaacaaaataacAACTAATTGTTCTTGAGTCCAGCTTTCTTTCGTGTGGCCTATAAAGTCGTGCCTCAGCTGGACAACCCCAAATGTGCAAATGTTTAATGCTTGGCCTTTTACCAGTCCAAAGTTCATAAGGGGTTTTGTTAACTGCTTTACTTGGCACCCTATTAAGGATGTAAACTGCGGTCTTTAAGGCTTCTCCCCAAAGTGACTCTggcaaagaagaatgactaatcatacttctcaccatatccttaagagtttgGTTTCTTCATTATGCTacaccattcatgctaggtTTGCCCGACATAGTGTATTGTAGAACAATTCCACACTCTTTGAGGAAAAGTGCAAAAGGTCCTGGACGTTGTTCTCCTGATCCATCATATCTGCCATAGTATTCACCACCACAGTCAGATTTGACagtcttaattttctttccaagttgaagttcaacCTCAGCCTTGAAAGTCTTAAAAACGTCTAGGGATTGAGATTTCTCATGTATCAAATATAGGTAACCCTATCTAGAGTAGTCATCTATGAACGTAATGAAATATTGTTATCCATTCCAAGAAGTTGTAGGAAAAGGACCACAAATGTCTGTATGCACTAGTTCTAAGACGTCTTTAGCTCTTTCGACAcctaatttccttatgtttgttCGTTTTCCCTTTATGCATTCAATACAGACCTCAAAGTCTGACAAATCCAAAGGGTCAAGAATTTCATCCAACACAAGTCTCTGAATTCTTTGTTTAGAGATATGGCCTAAACGCTTATGCCATAAGGTGGCTGAATTCtcattcaattttcattttgtgcCATGTGAATTTATTTGCagtatttcattataggaactaacaacatcaagcatgtaaagattatcaattaaaaaaccataaccaaccatatttgaattttggtagagactaactttattatttccaaatgaacaagaaaatccaaatttgtccaaactagaaatagaaatcaaattccATCTAAAAGACGGtacaacaaaagtctcaaataaatccaaataaaatccagTTTTTAACTGTAATCTAAAAGTGTTTCCACTGCAACCTTCTAGCCATCACCCACAAagatgaatctttcatcatcacttggCAGTCGACTCCACAGGCAACCCTTTCTTCACACGCCATGCAGCATACTTGGgacactctttcttcatgtgtcccgaCTTCTTGCAGAAGTAACAGGTAAATTCCTCatacttattttgtttcttttgctgaGAAGTCCCTTccgcaacacccttgtcgaagTCAAGTGAGCACTTTCAGTCCTATCTCTCTACAGCCTCTCCTCCTCTTGCACACAGTAAGATATAAGCTCATTGAGGGACCATTTGTCCTTCTAAGTGTTATATAGCtcactttgaattgcccaaagtTTGCAGGAAGCGAGATCAAAACCAAGTGCATGAGCAGGTCTTCACCAAGCTCTAACTTAAGTGACTTGAGTTTTGATGCAAGATTGGACATCTCCATAATGTACTCCCTTATGTTCCCTTTGACTTTATACTTCATGGAAATGAGTTTAGCCAAAAGGTTACTCGTCTCCGCCTTTTCATTTTTGGCAAAGTATTGCTCAATTTCCTCAAGGAATTTCTTTGCACTTTGACCCTCAGAAATTGAGTCCCGAAACGCCTCTGGAATAGAGCGCTTCATGATCATAAGGCACATTCGGTTGGACCGATCCCACTTCTCAATATTTTTACCTCATTAGAGGTTTCCGGAGTGGAAATGGGTCATTCCATCCTCAGTGGCAAGTCCAAATCCATACATCCAAGAACAATTTCTACGGCTTCCTTCCAGACCTTAAAATTTGTCCCATTCAACATTGGGATAGAATTCACTTAGGCAGCATTTGCAGCACTGGTAATATTAactaaagagagaagaaaaataataacatgttcacaaataatcaagcaagtcatataaagtatatatataacaagacatgcaaatatttcccataacagatccatcacaagataccctgcacaacattaattctagtctttggacagagaaattaatttgtaattggtactctcaatgcaatgatcaaatattgacaattagTTCTGACAAATAATAGCCTTTCTTTGGACCGACTA is a genomic window containing:
- the LOC114368164 gene encoding uncharacterized protein LOC114368164, which codes for MKRSIPEAFRDSISEGQSAKKFLEEIEQYFAKNEKAETSNLLAKLISMKYKVKGNIREYIMEMSNLASKLKSLKLELGEDLLMHLVLISLPANFGQFKVSYITLRRTNGPSMSLYLTVCKRRRGCREIGLKVLT